The following are encoded together in the Gammaproteobacteria bacterium genome:
- a CDS encoding TetR/AcrR family transcriptional regulator: protein MNSKVIGQAAQTTAAADNDASPVGSARESTRDRILQHAERLFADAGIAATSLRAITTAASVNLAAVNYHFGSKDGLVEAVYRKHLEPVNEARTRNLDRLEADQSPLSVEAIVRAFVEPLVTQANDGS from the coding sequence ATGAACTCAAAAGTCATCGGCCAGGCCGCCCAAACGACAGCCGCCGCAGATAACGACGCGTCGCCCGTTGGCAGTGCCCGCGAGTCGACTCGCGATCGCATCCTGCAGCACGCCGAGCGATTGTTCGCCGATGCCGGCATTGCCGCCACGTCGCTGCGCGCCATCACCACGGCTGCCAGCGTCAACCTGGCCGCGGTCAATTATCACTTCGGCAGCAAGGATGGGCTCGTCGAGGCCGTCTACCGAAAGCACCTGGAACCGGTCAATGAAGCTCGCACCCGGAACCTCGACCGGCTCGAGGCCGACCAGTCGCCCCTGTCGGTTGAAGCCATTGTCCGCGCCTTTGTCGAACCCCTGGTCACGCAAGCCAATGATGGCTCC